In one Cupriavidus taiwanensis genomic region, the following are encoded:
- a CDS encoding maleate cis-trans isomerase family protein, protein MQKVFRIGQIVPSSNTTMETEIPAMLAARQLVRPERFTFHSSRMRMKKVVKEELAAMDAESDRCAVELSDARVDVLGYACLVAIMAMGHGYHRVSEQRLQAHTAENGGDAPVITSAGALVDALKVLGAKRIAVVAPYMKPLTELVVDYIRNEGYEVVDYRALEIPDNLDVGRHDPAKLPEIVAQMDYADADVIVLSACVQMPSLPAVAKVEAMTGKPVVTAAVATTYALLKRLGLEPVVPGAGALLSGAY, encoded by the coding sequence GTGCAGAAAGTTTTCCGAATCGGCCAGATCGTGCCGAGCTCCAACACCACCATGGAAACCGAAATTCCCGCCATGCTGGCCGCGCGCCAGCTGGTGCGCCCGGAGCGCTTCACCTTCCACTCGAGCCGGATGCGCATGAAGAAGGTGGTCAAGGAAGAGCTGGCCGCCATGGATGCGGAATCCGACCGCTGCGCGGTGGAACTGAGCGACGCCCGCGTCGACGTGCTCGGCTACGCCTGCCTGGTGGCGATCATGGCGATGGGCCACGGCTACCACCGCGTCTCCGAGCAGCGCCTGCAGGCGCATACCGCGGAGAACGGCGGCGATGCGCCGGTGATCACCAGCGCCGGCGCGCTGGTCGATGCGCTCAAGGTGTTGGGCGCGAAGCGCATCGCGGTGGTGGCGCCGTACATGAAGCCGCTGACCGAGCTGGTGGTTGACTACATCCGCAACGAAGGCTACGAGGTGGTCGACTACCGCGCGCTCGAGATCCCCGACAACCTCGACGTGGGCCGCCACGACCCGGCGAAGCTGCCGGAGATCGTCGCGCAGATGGATTACGCCGATGCCGACGTGATCGTGCTGTCGGCCTGCGTGCAGATGCCGTCGCTGCCGGCGGTGGCCAAGGTCGAGGCCATGACCGGCAAGCCGGTGGTCACCGCCGCCGTCGCCACCACCTATGCGCTGCTCAAGCGCCTGGGCCTGGAGCCGGTGGTGCCGGGCGCCGGCGCGCTGCTGTCCGGCGCCTACTGA
- a CDS encoding (2Fe-2S)-binding protein — protein sequence MNAPRPLTLQVNHVEHTLEVAPDTPLLYILRNDLCCNGPKYGCGLGQCGACTVLVDGLPARSCVLPVRAAVGHAVTTLEGLGTAQHPDPVQQAFIEEQAAQCGYCLNGMIMTAKALLAQNPDPDETQIREALRFNLCRCGTHVEIVRAVRRAAVLQRQAAQGAAS from the coding sequence ATGAACGCGCCCCGCCCCCTGACCCTGCAGGTCAACCACGTCGAGCACACCCTCGAGGTGGCGCCTGACACGCCGCTGCTCTACATCCTGCGCAACGACCTGTGCTGCAACGGGCCCAAGTACGGTTGCGGCCTGGGCCAGTGCGGTGCCTGCACGGTGCTGGTGGACGGCCTGCCCGCACGTTCCTGCGTGCTGCCGGTCAGGGCCGCCGTGGGGCACGCGGTCACCACGCTGGAGGGGCTGGGCACGGCACAGCATCCCGACCCGGTGCAGCAGGCCTTTATCGAAGAACAGGCCGCGCAATGCGGCTACTGCCTGAACGGCATGATCATGACCGCCAAGGCACTGCTGGCGCAGAACCCCGACCCCGACGAAACGCAGATCCGCGAGGCCTTGCGCTTCAACCTGTGCCGTTGCGGCACGCATGTGGAAATCGTGCGCGCGGTCAGGCGGGCCGCCGTGCTGCAGCGACAAGCCGCGCAAGGGGCGGCATCGTGA
- a CDS encoding alpha/beta fold hydrolase: MTTSTFLYGANVHANGIRQHYLRYGGQAGVRAQRDAVIIVPGITSPAVTWGFVGERFGQQFDTYVLDVRGRGLSQAGAELDYSLDAQAADVVAFAAALGLQRYAVVGHSMGARIGIRAARGKPAGLTRLVLVDPPVSGPGRRAYPSQLPWYIDSIRLARQGIDAEGMRAFCPSWNEDQLRLRAQWLHTCDERAVLASFNGFHEDDIHADLPQVAVPALLMTAGRGDVIRAQDVQEMRSLLPALLVAHVADAGHMIPWDDEPGFYRAFGDFLGAALT; the protein is encoded by the coding sequence ATGACGACCAGCACCTTTCTCTACGGCGCCAACGTCCACGCCAACGGCATCCGCCAGCACTACCTGCGCTATGGCGGGCAGGCGGGCGTGCGCGCGCAGCGCGATGCGGTCATCATCGTGCCGGGCATCACCAGTCCCGCGGTGACCTGGGGCTTTGTCGGCGAGCGCTTCGGGCAGCAGTTCGATACCTATGTGCTCGACGTGCGCGGCCGCGGCTTGTCGCAGGCCGGCGCGGAGCTGGACTACAGCCTCGATGCGCAGGCCGCCGACGTGGTTGCCTTTGCCGCGGCGCTGGGACTGCAGCGCTATGCCGTGGTCGGCCATTCGATGGGCGCGCGCATCGGCATCCGCGCCGCGCGCGGCAAGCCCGCGGGCCTGACGCGGCTGGTGCTGGTGGATCCGCCGGTATCCGGCCCGGGGCGCCGCGCCTACCCATCGCAACTGCCGTGGTACATCGATTCGATCCGGCTGGCGCGGCAGGGCATCGACGCCGAAGGCATGCGCGCTTTCTGCCCGAGCTGGAACGAAGACCAGCTGCGCCTGCGGGCGCAATGGCTGCATACCTGCGACGAGCGCGCGGTACTGGCCAGCTTCAACGGCTTCCACGAGGACGATATCCATGCCGACCTGCCGCAGGTCGCCGTGCCGGCGCTGCTGATGACCGCCGGGCGTGGCGACGTGATCCGCGCGCAAGACGTGCAGGAAATGCGCTCGCTGCTGCCGGCCTTGCTGGTCGCGCACGTGGCCGATGCCGGCCACATGATCCCGTGGGACGACGAGCCCGGCTTCTACCGCGCCTTCGGCGACTTCCTCGGCGCGGCGCTGACTTGA
- a CDS encoding FAD-dependent monooxygenase, whose protein sequence is MQGKPRIAVVGAGLGGTAAAALLQRAGFQVRLYEQAPAFSRLGAGIHVGPNVMKIMRRIGIEDALNDMGCHPDYWYSRDGLTGEVIAQIPLGDYAVRHYGASYLTVHRGDFHKLLTDAVAPGTLFFDKKLESVTDQGDVVQLRFTDGTVEEADIVIGADGVNSRIRETLLGAEPPKYTGYVAHRAVFPIARVKGFTHERCTKWWTDDRHMMVYFDTSKLDEIYYVTGVPEPEWDMSKSWVPSSVEEMRAAFDGWHEGVQSLIEGTVEVTKWPLLERDPLPLWSRGRLVLLGDACHPMKPHMAQGAAMAIEDAAMLTRCFTEAGTDDYASAFALYEANRAERAGKVQLVSHNNTWLRSNENPDWCFGYDVFNVPLVSAGSKPLSEAA, encoded by the coding sequence GTGCAAGGCAAACCGCGAATCGCAGTTGTCGGCGCCGGACTCGGAGGGACGGCCGCGGCCGCCCTGCTGCAGCGAGCCGGCTTCCAAGTCAGGTTGTATGAACAGGCACCGGCGTTCTCGCGCCTGGGCGCGGGCATCCACGTCGGGCCCAACGTGATGAAGATCATGCGGCGCATCGGCATCGAGGACGCGCTCAACGACATGGGTTGCCACCCCGACTACTGGTACAGCCGCGACGGCCTCACCGGCGAGGTGATCGCGCAGATCCCGCTGGGCGACTATGCGGTGCGCCATTACGGCGCCAGCTACCTGACCGTGCACCGTGGCGACTTCCACAAGCTGCTGACCGACGCGGTGGCGCCCGGCACGCTGTTCTTCGACAAGAAGCTGGAAAGCGTCACTGACCAGGGCGATGTGGTGCAACTGCGCTTCACCGACGGCACGGTCGAAGAAGCCGATATCGTGATCGGCGCCGACGGCGTCAACTCGCGCATCCGCGAGACCCTGCTGGGCGCCGAGCCGCCCAAGTACACCGGCTACGTCGCGCACCGCGCGGTCTTCCCGATCGCGCGCGTCAAGGGCTTCACGCACGAGCGCTGCACCAAGTGGTGGACCGACGACCGCCACATGATGGTCTACTTCGACACCAGCAAGCTCGACGAGATCTACTACGTCACCGGCGTGCCCGAGCCCGAATGGGACATGAGCAAGAGCTGGGTGCCGAGCAGCGTCGAAGAAATGCGCGCGGCCTTCGACGGCTGGCACGAAGGCGTGCAATCGCTGATCGAAGGCACGGTCGAAGTGACCAAGTGGCCGCTGCTGGAGCGCGACCCGCTGCCGCTGTGGAGCCGGGGCCGCCTGGTACTGCTGGGCGATGCCTGCCACCCGATGAAGCCGCACATGGCGCAGGGCGCCGCGATGGCGATCGAAGATGCCGCCATGCTGACGCGCTGCTTCACCGAAGCCGGCACCGACGACTACGCCAGTGCCTTCGCGCTGTATGAAGCCAACCGCGCCGAGCGCGCCGGCAAGGTCCAGCTGGTCTCGCACAACAATACCTGGTTGCGCAGCAACGAGAACCCGGACTGGTGTTTCGGCTACGATGTGTTCAACGTGCCGCTGGTGTCGGCCGGGAGCAAGCCGCTGTCCGAAGCCGCCTGA